One genomic region from Stutzerimonas decontaminans encodes:
- a CDS encoding ParA family protein — MRVWAVANQKGGVGKTTTSIALAGLLAASGKRVVVLDLDPHGSMTSYFGHDPDNLEHSVFDLFQHQGTVPDGLPWQLLLATSHERISLMPSSTVLATLERQSPGQNGLGLVIAKSLSQLWQDFDYAIIDSPPLLGVLMVNALAASQQLVIPVQTEFLAMKGLERMVSTLAMINRSRKQALPYTIVPTLFDRRTQASMNTLKVLRAGYADHLWPAFIPIDTRLRDASRAGLTPSQFDPASRAVLAYRALLKHLLATQASPQVA; from the coding sequence ATGAGAGTCTGGGCTGTAGCCAATCAAAAAGGTGGAGTGGGCAAGACCACGACGTCGATCGCCCTGGCGGGCTTGCTAGCCGCTTCCGGCAAGCGCGTCGTCGTGCTGGATTTGGATCCGCACGGCTCGATGACCAGCTACTTCGGTCACGATCCGGATAACCTCGAACACAGTGTCTTCGATCTGTTCCAGCATCAGGGCACAGTGCCTGACGGCCTGCCCTGGCAACTGCTGCTGGCCACCAGCCATGAGCGTATTTCGCTGATGCCCTCAAGTACCGTGCTGGCGACGCTGGAGCGTCAGTCGCCCGGGCAGAACGGCCTGGGTCTGGTCATTGCCAAGAGTTTGTCGCAGCTGTGGCAGGATTTCGATTACGCGATCATCGACAGCCCGCCATTGCTTGGTGTGCTGATGGTCAATGCGCTGGCTGCCAGTCAGCAGCTGGTCATCCCAGTGCAGACTGAGTTCCTGGCGATGAAGGGCCTCGAACGGATGGTCAGTACGCTGGCGATGATCAATCGGTCGCGCAAGCAGGCGCTGCCTTACACCATTGTCCCGACGCTGTTCGATCGCCGTACCCAGGCCTCGATGAATACGCTGAAGGTGCTGCGTGCCGGTTACGCTGACCACCTGTGGCCGGCGTTCATACCAATCGACACGCGCCTGCGCGACGCCAGCCGAGCCGGCCTCACGCCTTCGCAGTTCGATCCTGCTAGCCGTGCGGTGCTTGCGTACCGGGCGTTGCTCAAGCACCTGCTGGCGACGCAAGCGTCACCGCAGGTGGCATGA
- a CDS encoding CheW domain-containing protein: MSRTVLTETRSQLALQSYLDGLLQDAAIELADSVSQDEFQAAVLEEQLRDTRQNQPPRLEIVQPVPSVSVPAEVPSPPAPVLNPEPVVELQITPPPSEPVSVASETHPGWGDEPFECLLFDVAGLTLAVPLVCLGSIYPLAGQELTPLFGQPDWFLGILPSQAGNLKVLDTARWVMPDRYRDDFREGLQYVISVQGYEWGLAVHQVSRSIRLDPSEVKWRTQRSQRPWLAGTVIEHMCALVDVTALAELIASGAVKQMPGAVTPRPH, translated from the coding sequence ATGAGCCGCACCGTCCTTACAGAAACCCGTTCCCAGCTGGCGCTGCAGTCCTATCTCGATGGCTTGTTGCAGGACGCTGCCATCGAGTTGGCGGATTCGGTCAGTCAGGATGAGTTTCAGGCCGCGGTGCTCGAGGAGCAGCTGCGCGACACACGGCAGAATCAGCCGCCTCGGCTGGAGATAGTCCAGCCGGTGCCGTCCGTGAGCGTTCCTGCTGAGGTGCCGTCGCCGCCGGCGCCGGTGCTTAACCCTGAGCCGGTCGTCGAGCTGCAAATTACGCCGCCGCCGAGCGAGCCGGTCAGCGTGGCCTCTGAGACTCATCCAGGTTGGGGTGATGAGCCCTTCGAATGTCTGTTGTTCGACGTTGCCGGGTTGACACTGGCGGTGCCGCTGGTATGCCTGGGCTCGATCTATCCACTAGCCGGTCAGGAACTCACGCCGCTATTCGGCCAGCCTGATTGGTTTCTTGGCATACTGCCCAGCCAGGCAGGCAATCTGAAGGTGCTCGACACTGCGCGCTGGGTGATGCCTGATCGTTACCGCGACGATTTCCGTGAAGGGTTGCAGTACGTTATTTCGGTTCAAGGCTATGAGTGGGGGCTGGCGGTGCATCAGGTCAGTCGCTCTATTCGCCTCGACCCGAGTGAGGTCAAGTGGCGCACGCAACGCAGTCAGCGCCCGTGGTTGGCCGGCACGGTAATCGAACACATGTGCGCGTTGGTCGATGTGACTGCGCTCGCCGAGTTGATCGCCAGTGGAGCGGTCAAGCAGATGCCGGGCGCAGTGACGCCGCGGCCGCACTGA
- a CDS encoding chemotaxis protein CheW, with product MKMTSAQGSDDPVLQWVTFRLDNETYGINVMQVQEVLRYTEIAPVPGAPSYVLGIINLRGNVVTVIDTRQRFGLDTAPVSDNTRIVIIEADRQVVGIMVDSVAEVVYLRQSEIETAPNVGNDESAKFIQGVCNKNGELLILVELDKMMSEEEWAELESI from the coding sequence ATGAAGATGACGTCTGCGCAGGGTTCCGATGATCCTGTTCTGCAATGGGTGACCTTCCGTCTGGACAACGAGACGTATGGCATCAACGTAATGCAGGTGCAGGAGGTGTTGCGCTACACCGAGATAGCTCCGGTGCCAGGCGCGCCGAGCTACGTGTTGGGGATCATCAATCTGCGCGGCAACGTTGTGACGGTGATCGACACCCGTCAGCGCTTTGGCCTCGATACTGCGCCAGTGTCCGACAATACCCGTATCGTGATCATCGAGGCGGATCGTCAGGTCGTCGGCATCATGGTCGATAGCGTTGCCGAAGTTGTCTACCTTCGCCAATCCGAGATCGAAACCGCGCCCAACGTCGGCAATGATGAATCGGCCAAGTTCATCCAGGGTGTTTGCAACAAGAACGGCGAGCTGCTGATTCTGGTCGAACTCGACAAGATGATGAGCGAAGAAGAGTGGGCCGAGCTTGAGAGCATCTGA
- a CDS encoding DUF2802 domain-containing protein, with translation MLIASLVASLVALAFCCLGLLGFCLWLLRRQRLLAEQQQQRDASRDKRIKELSGRLDAYLEGNLRMGDELRELGRLVAPLPDKLTQLEQRDPNNFALSQAAKLVGMGASIDDLTQTCGLSQSEAELMSKLHQNRQKP, from the coding sequence ATGCTGATTGCGTCTCTGGTCGCATCGCTGGTTGCGCTGGCCTTCTGTTGTCTGGGGCTGCTGGGCTTCTGCCTGTGGCTGCTCAGACGACAGCGTCTATTGGCAGAGCAACAGCAGCAGCGTGATGCGAGCAGGGACAAACGAATCAAAGAGCTGAGCGGCCGTCTGGATGCCTATCTGGAAGGCAACTTGCGCATGGGCGACGAGCTCCGTGAGCTGGGCCGTCTGGTCGCGCCCTTGCCAGACAAGCTCACCCAGCTGGAACAACGCGATCCCAACAATTTTGCTCTGTCACAGGCCGCGAAGCTGGTTGGTATGGGGGCCAGCATCGACGATCTGACGCAAACCTGTGGCCTTTCCCAGTCCGAAGCCGAGCTGATGAGCAAGTTGCATCAGAATCGCCAGAAGCCCTGA
- a CDS encoding rhodanese-like domain-containing protein, with the protein MRRILVLLLFFVVSPAVVQAAEAPEDVEGAMTVNVFQAKRLHELGAVFIDVRNDREWLWGHVEGAVHFDLASDFINLAAQEWPRQLPLVIYCDSEICPRSAEAARMAVAWGYKQVFYFRSGYFAWQLHDFPQVTGEDRAGATLNAQAH; encoded by the coding sequence ATGCGGCGCATACTGGTTCTGCTGTTGTTTTTCGTGGTTTCGCCTGCGGTCGTACAGGCTGCGGAAGCACCGGAAGACGTCGAAGGGGCGATGACCGTCAACGTATTCCAGGCCAAGCGATTGCATGAGTTGGGTGCGGTGTTTATCGATGTGCGCAACGACCGGGAATGGTTATGGGGGCACGTCGAAGGTGCCGTGCATTTCGACCTCGCTAGCGACTTCATCAATCTGGCGGCGCAGGAGTGGCCTCGCCAATTGCCTTTGGTGATCTATTGCGACAGCGAGATCTGCCCACGAAGCGCAGAAGCCGCTCGCATGGCCGTTGCTTGGGGCTACAAGCAGGTCTTCTATTTCCGCTCGGGCTACTTCGCCTGGCAGCTGCATGATTTCCCACAGGTCACCGGCGAAGATCGCGCAGGTGCAACGCTCAATGCTCAGGCCCACTGA
- a CDS encoding EscU/YscU/HrcU family type III secretion system export apparatus switch protein — translation MTDKQSRQAIALSYDGVNAPSLSAKGDDELAEAILAVAREHEVPIYENADLVRLLARLELGDEIPEALYRTIAEIIAFAWYLKGKCPPGFQASNHEPSGTLPLLSGPEH, via the coding sequence ATGACCGACAAACAATCGCGCCAAGCCATCGCGCTCAGCTACGACGGCGTCAATGCGCCGAGCCTGAGCGCCAAAGGCGATGATGAGCTGGCCGAAGCAATCCTCGCAGTCGCTCGCGAACACGAAGTGCCAATCTACGAAAACGCCGATCTGGTCAGGCTGCTGGCAAGACTGGAGCTAGGCGATGAGATTCCCGAAGCGCTGTATCGGACCATCGCCGAGATCATCGCCTTCGCCTGGTATCTAAAGGGCAAGTGCCCACCTGGCTTTCAGGCATCAAACCATGAGCCATCAGGAACGCTGCCTTTGCTCAGTGGGCCTGAGCATTGA
- the fliK gene encoding flagellar hook-length control protein FliK has protein sequence MTEIKSTTALPPTSAPRQPIAASDLALKLLQPMQGLLAAGENAEAEVVSIREAAQAFRLVLRLTMGSGRQATVEVSSNKAPALGTAYVITALSDTRLLASAQPAGRQPVSMIDLQQLPPGSVIQGRVVATSQQQTEDGQKIFKAVISLLNASVTGQKLNIESTNPLTLGSLLTAQVKDGQSLAFLPLSGRLDQLHLGEQLGAQQNRQASLEGLFKALQGGTAALPEGLRGAAEKLLGLIPEMQQLGDAKAVAAALARSGVFLEARLLAGQTEGLQGDLKAGLLRLLAQMPNLPGSTPLASAQTGALGQALPAFARQALGSLAQSNARQLAIGFPLPTRLPPGLDEEADLEMLLKLAAAAVSRLQTHQLSSLAQTQVGPDGALLTTWQLELPMRDQRDIVPLQIKLQREEQPKRQEKERGEPLWKIELAFDVAPLGPLQVQAQLTRGTLSSQLWAERGATAQLVAAELTHLRGRLQAAGLNVGELSCRQGTPPQGPSTTLEQRFVDEKA, from the coding sequence ATGACCGAGATCAAGAGTACCACTGCTCTGCCACCGACCAGCGCGCCACGCCAGCCGATAGCGGCCAGCGACCTTGCGCTCAAGCTGCTGCAACCAATGCAGGGCCTGCTCGCGGCGGGCGAAAATGCGGAAGCCGAAGTAGTCAGCATCAGGGAGGCGGCGCAGGCGTTTCGGCTGGTGTTGCGCCTGACCATGGGCAGTGGGCGCCAGGCCACCGTCGAGGTCAGCAGCAACAAAGCCCCCGCCCTCGGTACCGCATATGTTATCACCGCGCTGTCGGACACCCGCCTGCTGGCTTCCGCACAACCGGCCGGGCGCCAGCCGGTATCGATGATCGACCTTCAACAACTGCCACCCGGCAGCGTCATTCAGGGCCGGGTAGTCGCTACCAGTCAACAGCAGACTGAGGACGGGCAGAAGATCTTCAAAGCGGTTATCAGCCTGCTCAACGCTTCTGTGACCGGACAAAAGCTGAATATCGAGTCGACCAACCCGCTCACACTCGGCAGCCTGCTGACGGCGCAGGTCAAGGACGGCCAATCGCTGGCGTTTCTCCCGCTGAGTGGGCGCCTCGATCAGCTGCACCTCGGCGAACAGCTAGGCGCCCAGCAGAATCGCCAGGCATCGCTGGAAGGCCTGTTCAAGGCATTGCAGGGTGGGACCGCTGCGCTACCCGAGGGGCTGCGCGGCGCCGCCGAGAAGCTGCTGGGACTGATACCGGAAATGCAGCAGCTAGGCGACGCCAAGGCGGTCGCGGCAGCGCTGGCCAGAAGCGGCGTGTTCCTTGAGGCACGCCTCCTCGCCGGGCAGACCGAAGGGCTGCAGGGCGACCTGAAGGCCGGCCTGCTCCGGCTGCTCGCCCAGATGCCCAACCTTCCGGGCAGTACCCCGCTCGCCAGCGCTCAGACAGGCGCGCTTGGCCAGGCACTACCCGCGTTCGCTCGCCAGGCACTGGGTTCGCTGGCGCAAAGTAACGCGCGCCAGCTCGCAATCGGGTTTCCGTTGCCCACCAGGCTGCCCCCGGGCCTTGATGAAGAGGCGGACCTTGAAATGCTGCTCAAGCTTGCAGCTGCTGCCGTGTCGCGGCTCCAGACCCATCAGCTGTCCAGCTTGGCGCAGACGCAGGTCGGACCCGACGGAGCACTGCTCACTACCTGGCAGCTGGAGCTTCCGATGCGCGATCAACGCGACATCGTGCCGCTGCAAATCAAACTGCAGCGCGAAGAGCAGCCTAAAAGGCAGGAAAAGGAACGCGGCGAGCCGCTCTGGAAGATCGAACTTGCGTTCGATGTCGCGCCCCTCGGTCCGCTGCAGGTCCAGGCGCAACTGACCCGCGGCACCCTGTCCAGCCAGCTCTGGGCCGAACGTGGCGCTACGGCGCAACTGGTCGCCGCTGAGCTGACCCATCTACGTGGACGATTGCAGGCGGCGGGACTGAACGTCGGCGAACTGTCCTGCCGACAGGGCACTCCGCCGCAGGGACCAAGCACTACGCTCGAACAACGCTTCGTGGACGAAAAAGCATGA
- the ccmA gene encoding cytochrome c biogenesis heme-transporting ATPase CcmA, with the protein MSTPFLEAVALACERDWRLLFDKLDLRLESGEMLQISGPNGSGKTSLLRLLCGLMQPTAGEVLLNGQSLNLQRGELARNLLWIGHAAGIKGLLTAEENLTWLCALHQPTSREAIWHALAEVGLRGFEDVPCHTLSAGQQRRVGLARLYLSPPPLWILDEPFTALDKHGVAQLEKHLATHCEQGGLVVLTTHHSLTEKPAGYRELDLGLRAA; encoded by the coding sequence GTGTCAACTCCCTTCCTCGAAGCTGTAGCGCTCGCTTGCGAGCGGGATTGGCGCCTGCTGTTCGACAAGCTCGATCTGCGCCTTGAGAGCGGCGAGATGTTGCAGATTTCTGGGCCCAACGGCAGCGGCAAGACCAGTCTCCTGCGTTTGCTCTGCGGACTGATGCAACCAACTGCTGGCGAAGTATTACTCAACGGACAGTCACTCAATCTCCAGCGTGGCGAACTGGCGCGCAACCTGTTGTGGATCGGCCACGCCGCCGGAATCAAGGGTTTGCTGACGGCAGAAGAGAATCTCACCTGGCTCTGTGCATTGCATCAGCCGACCAGTCGCGAAGCCATATGGCACGCGCTCGCCGAAGTTGGACTGCGCGGTTTCGAAGACGTCCCGTGCCACACGCTCTCTGCCGGACAGCAGCGTCGCGTGGGTCTTGCGCGCCTTTATCTCTCGCCACCGCCGTTGTGGATTCTCGACGAACCCTTTACTGCCCTCGACAAGCATGGCGTGGCGCAGTTGGAGAAACATCTGGCAACGCACTGCGAGCAGGGCGGCCTGGTCGTGCTGACCACTCACCACAGTCTGACGGAAAAGCCTGCCGGCTATCGTGAGCTGGATCTGGGACTACGGGCCGCATGA
- the ccmB gene encoding heme exporter protein CcmB has protein sequence MSSVFTLLLARETRLLFRRPAELANPLVFFAIVIALFPLAVGPETQLLQTISPGLVWVAALLAVLLSLDGLFRSDFEDGSLEQWVVSPHPLALLVLAKVLAHWAFSGLALVLLAPLLGLMLGLPLGTIPVLLISLLLGTPILSLLGAVGAALTVGLKRGGLLLALLILPLYIPVLILGSGALQAALQGLPAVGHLLWLASLTALAVTLTPFAIAAGLKISVGE, from the coding sequence ATGAGCAGCGTATTCACATTGTTGTTGGCACGTGAGACGCGGCTATTGTTCCGCCGCCCGGCCGAGTTGGCCAACCCGCTGGTGTTCTTTGCCATCGTCATTGCGTTGTTCCCTTTGGCGGTTGGGCCGGAAACGCAACTTCTGCAAACCATTTCACCTGGCTTGGTCTGGGTCGCGGCGTTGCTGGCGGTGTTGCTTTCGTTGGACGGCCTGTTTCGCAGCGATTTCGAGGATGGCTCGCTTGAGCAGTGGGTCGTTTCGCCGCACCCTCTCGCGCTCCTCGTCCTCGCCAAAGTGCTGGCACACTGGGCATTTTCAGGACTGGCGCTGGTCCTGCTGGCGCCACTTTTGGGCTTGATGTTGGGGCTGCCGCTTGGGACCATTCCGGTGCTGCTGATTTCGCTGTTGCTCGGTACGCCGATCCTGAGTCTTCTCGGTGCGGTTGGTGCGGCGCTGACAGTAGGGCTCAAGCGCGGCGGGCTGCTACTGGCATTGCTCATTCTGCCTCTTTACATCCCGGTATTGATTCTCGGCAGCGGCGCGCTGCAAGCGGCGCTGCAGGGCCTGCCGGCAGTCGGGCATCTGCTCTGGCTGGCCAGCCTGACTGCGCTGGCCGTTACCCTTACACCTTTTGCGATAGCTGCCGGGCTGAAGATCAGCGTCGGCGAATAG
- a CDS encoding heme ABC transporter permease, with the protein MNWTWFHKLGSPKWFYEISGRWLPWLAWAAVLLVSVGVVWGLAFAPEDYQQGNSFRIIYIHVPAAFLAQSIYVMLAVAGVVGLVWKMKLADVALQQAAPIGAWMTFIALLTGAVWGKPTWGAWWVWDARLTSMLILLFLYFGIIALGQAISNRDSAAKACAVLAIVGVVNIPIIKYSVEWWNTLHQPATFTVTEKPAMPVEMWLPLLVMVIGFYCFFTVVLLMRMRLEVLRRESRASWVKNEVKALVGNNS; encoded by the coding sequence ATGAACTGGACATGGTTTCACAAGCTGGGCTCACCCAAATGGTTCTACGAGATCAGCGGCCGCTGGCTGCCCTGGCTGGCCTGGGCAGCTGTGTTGCTGGTCAGCGTCGGTGTGGTCTGGGGGCTGGCGTTCGCGCCCGAGGATTACCAGCAGGGCAACAGTTTCCGGATCATCTATATCCACGTGCCAGCTGCGTTTCTCGCTCAGTCGATCTACGTGATGCTCGCAGTGGCGGGCGTGGTTGGGCTCGTCTGGAAGATGAAACTGGCGGATGTGGCTCTGCAGCAGGCTGCACCCATCGGCGCCTGGATGACCTTCATCGCCCTGCTGACCGGCGCGGTCTGGGGCAAGCCGACATGGGGCGCCTGGTGGGTATGGGACGCGCGGCTGACCTCGATGCTTATCCTGCTGTTTCTGTACTTCGGCATCATTGCGCTCGGACAGGCAATCAGCAATCGTGACAGCGCGGCCAAGGCGTGCGCTGTGCTGGCCATCGTCGGAGTGGTGAACATCCCGATCATCAAGTATTCGGTGGAGTGGTGGAACACGCTGCACCAGCCGGCGACATTTACCGTCACCGAGAAACCGGCAATGCCAGTGGAAATGTGGCTGCCGCTGCTGGTGATGGTGATTGGCTTCTACTGCTTCTTTACCGTGGTGCTGCTGATGCGCATGCGCCTGGAAGTGCTGCGCCGCGAATCGCGCGCCAGCTGGGTGAAGAACGAGGTCAAGGCTCTGGTAGGAAACAACTCGTGA
- the ccmD gene encoding heme exporter protein CcmD has protein sequence MNFSSFADFIAMGNHGVYVWTSYGISLAVLILNVALPVLARRRYLQDEARRLRREESK, from the coding sequence GTGAACTTTTCGTCCTTCGCCGATTTCATCGCCATGGGCAATCATGGCGTGTACGTCTGGACCTCTTACGGCATCAGCCTGGCTGTCCTGATTCTCAACGTCGCGTTGCCCGTGCTGGCTCGTCGGCGTTACCTGCAAGATGAGGCGCGTCGTTTGCGCCGGGAGGAGTCGAAGTGA
- the ccmE gene encoding cytochrome c maturation protein CcmE — MNPVRKKRLFIVLAILAGVGIAVALALSALQQNINLFYTPTQIAAGEAPEGTRIRAGGLVEEGSVKRTNDSLSVAFRVTDGAQAITITYQGILPDLFREGQGIVALGRVNADGVLVADEVLAKHDENYMPPEVTQALEKSGMMKHYEGGKQEYAK, encoded by the coding sequence GTGAATCCGGTGCGCAAGAAGCGTCTTTTCATCGTCCTGGCGATTCTCGCTGGTGTCGGTATCGCCGTGGCGCTGGCGTTGTCCGCTCTGCAGCAGAACATCAACCTGTTCTACACGCCGACCCAGATCGCAGCGGGGGAAGCCCCAGAGGGCACCCGGATTCGCGCCGGAGGCCTGGTCGAAGAGGGCTCGGTGAAGCGTACCAACGACTCGCTCAGCGTCGCTTTCCGTGTCACTGACGGTGCCCAGGCGATCACCATCACCTACCAGGGAATTCTCCCGGACCTGTTCCGCGAAGGGCAGGGCATCGTCGCGCTGGGGAGGGTCAACGCTGACGGTGTGCTGGTGGCTGACGAAGTGCTGGCCAAGCACGACGAGAACTACATGCCACCAGAGGTCACTCAGGCGCTGGAGAAGAGCGGCATGATGAAGCACTACGAAGGTGGCAAGCAGGAGTACGCGAAATGA
- a CDS encoding heme lyase CcmF/NrfE family subunit: MIPELGHLAMILALCLAVVQATLPLIGAWRGDRQWMGLAQPAAWGQFAFLGFSFACLTYAFMVDDFSVAYVAHNSNSALPWYYKFSAVWGAHEGSLLLWAFILAGWTFAVAIFSRQLPEDMLARVLGVMGLISIGFLLFLIVTSNPFERLLPQVPMDGRDLNPLLQDFGLIVHPPMLYMGYVGFSVAFAFAIAALLGGRLDAAWARWSRPWTLVAWAFLGLGIALGSWWAYYELGWGGWWFWDPVENASFMPWLVGTALIHSLAVTEKRGVFKSWTVLLAIAAFSLSLLGTFLVRSGVLTSVHAFATDPERGVFILVFLLMVVGGSLTLFALRAPVVKSQVGFGLWSRETLLLVNNLLLVVATAMILLGTLYPLLLDALSGAKLSVGPPYFNAMFVPLIGALMVTLGVGILVRWKDTPLKWLLGMLTPVLITSVVLGGLGSLLFGDFNWAVLAVSLLAAWVVIAGIRDLLDKTRHKGLFKGMRSLAPSYWGMHLAHLGLAVCAIGVVLTSHQSAERDLRLAPGESLSLGGYEFVFEGAVHHEGPNFTSDKATIRVLDGNKQIATLHPEKRLYTVQQMPMTEAGIDAGFTRDLYVALGEPLGDGAWAVRVHIKPFVRWIWLGALMMGLGGVLAASDRRYRVKVKTRVREALGMAAQGA, from the coding sequence ATGATTCCCGAGCTTGGCCATCTGGCGATGATCCTCGCGCTGTGCCTGGCTGTGGTCCAGGCCACGCTCCCACTGATCGGTGCCTGGCGCGGCGATCGGCAATGGATGGGGCTGGCGCAACCGGCGGCCTGGGGACAGTTCGCCTTTCTCGGCTTCTCCTTCGCCTGCCTGACCTATGCCTTCATGGTCGATGACTTTTCTGTCGCCTATGTAGCCCATAACTCCAACAGTGCTCTGCCCTGGTATTACAAGTTCAGTGCCGTCTGGGGTGCGCATGAAGGTTCCTTGTTGCTCTGGGCCTTCATCCTGGCCGGCTGGACCTTCGCCGTGGCGATCTTTTCCCGTCAGCTGCCGGAAGACATGCTGGCGCGAGTGCTCGGCGTGATGGGCTTGATCAGCATTGGTTTCCTGTTGTTCCTTATCGTCACCTCGAACCCCTTCGAGCGGCTGCTTCCGCAGGTGCCAATGGATGGACGTGACCTTAATCCATTGCTGCAGGATTTCGGTTTGATCGTCCACCCGCCCATGCTTTACATGGGGTACGTGGGCTTCTCGGTGGCGTTCGCTTTCGCAATTGCTGCGTTGCTCGGCGGTCGCCTGGACGCCGCCTGGGCGCGCTGGTCGCGCCCGTGGACACTCGTTGCCTGGGCCTTCCTCGGCCTGGGTATTGCGCTGGGCTCCTGGTGGGCCTACTACGAGCTCGGCTGGGGTGGTTGGTGGTTCTGGGACCCGGTGGAAAACGCCTCCTTCATGCCCTGGCTGGTCGGCACGGCGCTGATTCATTCGCTTGCGGTGACCGAGAAGCGCGGCGTGTTCAAGAGCTGGACCGTGTTGCTGGCAATCGCGGCGTTCTCGCTGAGCCTGCTGGGTACCTTCCTGGTCCGCTCCGGGGTACTCACGTCGGTGCACGCGTTTGCTACCGACCCCGAACGCGGCGTGTTCATTCTGGTGTTCCTGCTGATGGTCGTTGGTGGCTCGCTGACGCTGTTCGCTCTGCGCGCTCCGGTGGTCAAGAGCCAGGTTGGCTTCGGTCTCTGGTCGCGCGAAACCCTGCTGCTGGTCAACAACCTGCTGCTCGTCGTCGCGACGGCCATGATTCTGCTCGGCACGCTCTATCCGCTGCTGCTGGATGCATTGTCCGGTGCCAAGCTTTCCGTCGGGCCTCCGTACTTCAATGCCATGTTCGTACCGCTGATTGGCGCGCTGATGGTGACGCTGGGCGTTGGCATCCTGGTCCGCTGGAAGGACACACCGCTTAAGTGGCTGCTCGGCATGCTTACGCCGGTGTTGATCACCAGCGTAGTACTCGGCGGCCTCGGCTCCTTGCTGTTCGGCGACTTCAATTGGGCAGTGCTCGCGGTGTCGCTGTTGGCGGCCTGGGTTGTGATAGCCGGCATTCGTGATCTGCTGGACAAGACGCGCCACAAGGGCTTGTTCAAGGGTATGCGAAGTCTGGCACCCAGCTACTGGGGCATGCATCTGGCGCACCTCGGGTTGGCGGTCTGCGCGATCGGCGTGGTACTCACCAGCCACCAAAGCGCCGAGCGGGATCTTCGTCTGGCGCCTGGCGAATCGCTGTCCCTGGGGGGCTATGAGTTTGTCTTCGAGGGCGCCGTACATCACGAAGGACCGAACTTCACTTCGGACAAGGCGACCATTCGCGTGCTCGACGGGAACAAGCAGATCGCCACGCTGCACCCGGAAAAGCGCCTGTACACCGTGCAACAGATGCCGATGACCGAGGCGGGTATTGATGCCGGATTCACCCGCGACCTCTATGTCGCGCTGGGTGAGCCGCTGGGTGATGGGGCGTGGGCAGTGCGCGTTCACATCAAACCCTTCGTTCGCTGGATCTGGCTCGGAGCGCTGATGATGGGGCTTGGCGGTGTGCTGGCGGCGAGTGATCGTCGTTATCGAGTCAAGGTCAAGACCCGCGTGCGTGAAGCGCTGGGCATGGCCGCACAAGGAGCCTGA
- a CDS encoding DsbE family thiol:disulfide interchange protein — MKRLLMLLPLVIFLVVAVFLYRGLFLDPSELPSALIGKPLPEFSLPSVEDEQRVITAADLKGKPALVNVWATWCVACKVEHPVLNRLAAQGVVIHGVNYKDDNAAALKWLNEFHDPYQLNIRDERGSLGLDLGVYGAPETFLIDKQGIIRHKFVGVIDDRVWREQLAALYQELVDE; from the coding sequence GTGAAAAGATTGCTGATGTTGCTGCCGCTGGTGATTTTCCTGGTGGTTGCAGTGTTCCTTTATCGCGGCCTGTTTCTCGATCCTTCCGAGCTGCCTTCGGCACTGATCGGCAAGCCGCTCCCCGAGTTTTCGTTGCCTTCGGTGGAAGACGAGCAGCGCGTCATCACCGCTGCTGACCTCAAGGGCAAGCCGGCGCTGGTCAACGTGTGGGCAACCTGGTGCGTCGCCTGCAAGGTCGAACATCCGGTGTTGAACCGCCTGGCTGCCCAAGGCGTGGTTATTCATGGGGTCAATTACAAGGACGACAATGCCGCGGCGCTGAAGTGGCTGAACGAATTTCATGACCCTTATCAACTGAACATTCGCGACGAGCGCGGTAGCCTCGGCCTGGACCTGGGCGTCTATGGCGCACCCGAGACGTTTCTGATCGACAAGCAGGGCATCATTCGACACAAATTTGTTGGGGTGATCGACGATCGTGTTTGGCGCGAACAGCTGGCAGCGCTCTATCAGGAGCTGGTGGACGAATGA